One genomic region from Cryptococcus gattii WM276 chromosome C, complete sequence encodes:
- a CDS encoding uncharacterized protein (Similar to SGTC gene model, INSD accession EAL21649.1) translates to MDEALNVLDFERRVLIEVAGTVEKEMWKVDFWTGKKVEVRISEEKAKKMDEWYNKWLKARAAGKYKHLEPEWKWIGDAKEAQKVTRINGATGYSIGPAGSLHPHKLATAYLKSALATGQAELYSWSPVQKLTRGEDDELWQVNCGERGTVKARNVIVCTNAHTPHLFKGTDIDDFLTPFQGQAANVTPPPSFSGENYLDTTYTIEEGPYLIATTHSGIILGLYHEVAVKRGILEKKDVFGNVDDSYVQPAAKNWLSEYCKNSFTNWGKEAPGEGAMRFWSGIMCATKDTLPLVGQVPSEQVSEGRNQGLYIAAGYHGHGMARIALTTKYVVKLATTGEWDEGMPESFKISQDRLDRGRTAPPYITAVDKIGGVTSKILNAVGVRGVQSVCR, encoded by the exons ATGGACGAGGCTTTAAACGTATTAGATTTCGAGAGACGAGTATTGATCGAGGTAGCTGGGACGGTGGAGAAAGAAATGTGGAAGGTCGATTTCTGGACGGGCAAGAAAGTTGAAG TGAGAATCAGCGAGGAGAAAGCTAAGAAGATGGACGAATGGTATAACAAATGGCTCAAGGCAAGGGCTGCTGGAAAGTACAAACATTTGGAACCTGAATGGAAATGGATTGGGGATGCGAAGGAAGCCCAAAAG GTTACACGCATCAACGGAGCCACTGGATATTCTATTGGTCCAGCCGGatctcttcatccccaCAAACTGGCTACCGCCTATCTCAAATCTGCGCTTGCAACAGGCCAAGCTGAACTTTACTCATGGTCGCCGGTGCAAAAGCTCACTAGAGGAGAAGACGATGAGCTCTGGCAGGTCAACTGTGGGGAGAGGGGTACGGTCAAAGCGAGGAACGTGATTGTCTGCACTAATGCTCATACGCCGCACCTTTTTAAGGGGACTGATATCGATGATTT CTTAACCCCGTTCCAAGGCCAAGCTGCCAACGTCACACCACCTCCTTCATTTTCTGGCGAAAATTATCTCGATACGACTTATACCATAGAAGAAGGTCCTTACCTTATTGCTACCACTCATTCCGGGATTATTCTTGGTCTGTATCACGAAGTTGCAGTCAAGAGGGGTAtcttggagaagaaggacgTCTTTGGAAATGTCGACGATAGCTACGTCCAGCCGGCAGCCAAGAACT GGCTCTCAGAGTACTGCAAGAATTCGTTCACAAACTGGGGTAAAGAAGCCCCGGGAGAGGGAGCCATGAGATTCTGGAGCGGTATCATGTGTGCTACCAAGGACACTCTTCCTCTCGTAGGTCAAGTTCCTTCTGAGCAAGTATCAGAAGGAAGGAACCAAGGATTGTACATCGCTGCTGGCTACCACG GACACGGTATGGCTCGTATCGCACTCACAACCAAGTATGTCGTCAAGCTAGCTACCACAGGCGAATGGGACGAAGGCATGCCGGAGTCTTTCAAGATTAGCCAGGATCGGCTCGACAGAGGTAGGACGGCCCCTCCTTATATCACGGCTGTCGATAAGATAGGCGGAGTCACAAGTAAGATCTTGAATGCCGTCGGTGTCAGGGGTGTGCAATCTGTCTGTCGTTAG
- a CDS encoding cytoplasm protein, putative (Similar to TIGR gene model, INSD accession AAW42023.1), producing the protein MSPKPQQELAVPSHLPAPVLIIVMGPASCGKSTVGQDVANHFQIPFIDGDSLHPKSNIAKMSSGTPLTDEDRLPWLALIRSTAERVCKEQSDKVEEKFRNVEDSGLGRAGVVIACSALKKWYRDILRGAVKADPPPAEDLSESHPDDAEHPATSSLKTYFVYCYGTPELLKQRIAARKGHFFGQKMLDSQLAVLEDPSGEDDVTVANIDGTREEVGERAVSGMKKLLGIN; encoded by the exons ATGTCTCCCAAGCCTCAACAAGAATTGGCGGTGCCCTCGCACTTGCCTGCCCCGGTTCTTATCATCGTCATG GGTCCTGCATCATG CGGTAAATCCACTGTCGGCCAAGACGTCGCCAACCATTTCCAAATCCCTTTTATCGACGGCGACTCTCTTCATCCCAAATCAAACATCGCCAAAATGTCCTCTGGCACGCCTTTGACAGACGAAGACCGTCTCCCTTGGCTTGCGCTCATCCGTTCGACAGCCGAAAGGGTGTGTAAAGAGCAGTCGGACAAGGTTGAAGAGAAATTCAGGAATGTGGAGGATAGTGGGCTGGGCAGGGCGGGAGTGGTGATTGCCTGTTCGGCTTTGAAGAAATGGTATAGGGACATATTGCGAGGGGCCGTTAAGGCTGATCCGCCCCCTGCTGAGGATCTT AGCGAGTCGCATCCAGACGATGCGGAACACCCCGCGACTTCGTCCCTTAAAACCTACTTTGTCTACTGCTACGGTACCCCCGAACTCCTCAAGCAACGCATCGCCGCTCGAAAGGGCCACTTTTTCGGACAAAAGATGCTTGATAGTCAGCTTGCCGTACTGGAAGATCCGTCTGGTGAGGATGATGTGACCGTGGCGAACATAGATGGGACAAGGGAGGAAGTTGGGGAACGGGCGGTCAgtgggatgaagaagctTCTTGGGATAAACTAG
- a CDS encoding uncharacterized protein (Similar to TIGR gene model, INSD accession AAW42106.1) has translation MCVTFFTLSQPGYKLILAFNRDEFLDRPTLPAHWHNFDSSPNLTPTLHKPNTFTDSCPREKKGNGEAARVLSGLDRGKAEGGTWLGISKDLKVALLTNIVCIRPAPGVQPLSPPPSRGKLLREFLSPSLFTSPQLETQSYISSHFPTAGDYEGFNLLLFSLLPERRIGYLTNRPAPSTLDLTSSLCGGTDGQRKCMGLSNSPLDEKWPKVQQGEKNMEKSLREWEEKREGEDRLVERMFGVLSPSRPVTCEHDLTMSTTIPPVKLGEDLFLNTDPHCTRARWKGTRTATVIIVMDSGETTYVERDIWVIGQDGEPKKGEGERRFKFVGEKR, from the exons ATGTGTGTCACTTTTTTCACGCTCTCTCAGCCGGGCTACAAGCT CATTTTAGCTTTCAACCGGGACGAGTTTCTCGATCGGCCAACTCTCCCAGCTCATTGGCACAATTTCGATTCTTCCCCTAATCTGACTCCGACGCTTCACAAACCTAATACATTTACAGATTCATGCCCAAGggagaaaaaaggaaatggTGAGGCTGCCAGAGTCTTATCTGGTTTAGATAGAGGCAAAGCGGAGGGAGGAACTTGGTTAGGGATAAGCAAGGATCTGAAAGTAGCTTTACT GACTAATATCGTATGCATCCGCCCAGCCCCTGGTGTTCAACCCCTGTCTCCACCACCTTCTCGTGGTAAACTCCTCCGCGAATTCCTATCCCCTTCACTTTTTACCTCTCCACAACTGGAAACTCAGTCATATATCTCTTCCCACTTCCCTACCGCTGGGGACTATGAAGGGTTCAACCTCTTGCTTTTCTCGCTCTTGCCTGAGCGTAGAATTGGATATCTGACAAACCGTCCAGCACCTTCTACCCTCGATCTTACCAGCTCGCTTTGCGGAGGTACAGACGGTCAGAGGAAGTGCATGGGGCTCTCAAATTCGCCGCTTGATGAAAAATGGCCTAAGGTGCAGCAGGGTGAGAAAAATATGGAGAAGAGTTTGAGAgaatgggaagagaagagggaaggagaggacCGGTTGGTCGAACGAATGTTCGGAGTTCTCTC ACCCAGCCGGCCTGTTACATGTGAGCATGATCTCACCATGTCAACAACGATACCGCCTGTCAAACTAGGTGAAGATCTCTTCCTCAATACGGACCCACATTGTACCAGAGCTCGGTGGAAAGGTACTCGGACAGCAACTGTCATCATCGTCATGGACAGCGGGGAAACGACATATGTAGAGCGAGACATCTGGGTGATAGGCCAAGACGGTGAGCCCAAGAAGGGAGAGGGTGAAAGGAGGTTCAAATTCGTGGGTGAAAAGAGGTGA
- a CDS encoding uncharacterized protein (Similar to TIGR gene model, INSD accession AAW42024.1) → MSCPADNSTGVDDEFWSPDGIHWDAHRIGWAVAGGCAILTVLITLFTLTMHATRYKHPPAQRQVMRVLLMPPVYAVVSFFSYRYYKSYEYYILAETAYEAITLSAFLMLLMELVSMATIDLQIKSVLVEKDKMKFPFPFGFWRFRASKPYFWHALSFSVMQYVILRPLISIIGIICEYYGVLCPEQYSVHFAEVYLDAIDFVSISVALYGLIVFYVLCKDELKGKRPLSKFLAIKLIVFFTFYQNFLFSILQSHGVIKGTAMWTATNVSDGLSALCTCVEMVIFSIYMGWAYSWSDYTDPQKNPYQRATNFKTYLQAIWDTINLSDFFSEIYLACKFFVDYARGKPGTHSGATKLQKTFMPHTIPEESQEMGMIASYNAGGGYDNEYEQDKSKLQSNTKRGTTTLSTNVSGPEDNDSGEDIYSSVRSQGGGAYNRVKETRWRGESGYEPWPQARPTGEEVHRHRYNQED, encoded by the exons ATGTCTTGTCCTGCTGACAATTCAACG GGTGTGGACGATGAGTTTTGGAGTCCG GATGGAATACATTGGGATGCCCATCGTATTGG ATGGGCCGTTGCAGGGGGTTGTGCTATCCTC ACAGTTCTCATTACCCTCTTCACCCTCACCATGCATGCTACTCGGTACAAGCACCCTCCGGCGCAAAGACAAGTGATGAGGGTTCTCCTCATGCCTCCAGT CTATGCTGTCGTATCATTTTTCTCATACCGGTACTACAAATCCTACGAATATTACATTCTCGCCGAAACGGCATACGAAGCCATCACACTTTCTGCGTTCCTCATGCTCCTCATGGAACTTGTTTCAATGGCTACCATAGATTTACAGATCAAGTCGGTGCTGGTGGAGAAGGATAAGATGAAATTCCC ATTCCCATTCGGCTTTTGGCGATTCAGAGCGTCTAAACCGTATTTTTGGCATGCACTCAGTTTCAGCGTGATGCAATATGTCATTCTCCGACCTTTAATCTCCATTATCGGTATCATCTGCGAATATTATGGCGTT CTATGTCCGGAGCAGTACTCTGTTCACTTTGCAGAAGTCTACCTCGATGCGATCGACTTTGTCTCAATTTCCGTTGCCCTGTACGGATTAATTGTGTTTTATGTACTTTGTAAAGACGAgttgaaagggaaaagacCACTAAGCAAGTTTTTGGCTATCAAGCtcatcgtcttcttcaCATTTTACCAAA ACTTCTTAttctccatcctccaaaGTCATGGAGTCATCAAAGGCACTGCCATGTGGACTGCGACCAACGTCTCTGATGGCCTTTCCGCGCTTTGCACATGTGTCGAAATGGTCATTTTCAGTATCTACATGGGATGGGCGTACAGCTGGTCTGATTA TACCGACCCCCAGAAGAACCCTTATCAGCGGGCCACCAATTTTAAAACGTACCTGCAAGCTATATGGGACACAATCAACCTTTCCGACTTTTTCTCGGAAATATATCTGGCTTGCAAGTTCTTTGTTGATTACGCACGAGGAAAACCGGGAACTCATTCGGGGGCTACCAAACTGCAAAAGAC TTTCATGCCGCATACTATTCCAGAGGAGAGTCAAGAAATGGGCATGATTGCCAGCTACAACGCTGGGGGCGGGTATGACAATGAGTACGAACAAGATAAATCCAAGCTCCAAAGTAACACCAAACGGGGGACAACAACTTTGTCAACCAATGTATCAGGACCGGAAGATAATGATTCAGGCGAAGATATTTATTCATCCGTCAGGTCACAGGGGGGTGGGGCGTATAATAGGGTAAAAGAGACGCGTTGGAGAGGTGAGAGTGGGTACGAACCGTGGCCGCAGGCAAGGCCGACGGGCGAGGAGGTACACCGCCATCGGTATAACCAAGAGGATTAG
- a CDS encoding ribosomal protein, putative (Similar to TIGR gene model, INSD accession AAW42108.1), with protein MAPSKTAGKAAAKPQDVKAKAAKKAALKGTQSTSVRKVRTSVTFHRPSTLRLPRAPKYPRKSVHHLPRMDQFRTIQHPLNTESAMKKIEEHNTLVFIVDLKANKRNIKDAVKKLYDVEAAKVNTLIRPDGRKKAYVRLTADFDALEVANKIGFI; from the exons ATGGCCCCTTCTAAGACCGCCGGAAAGG CCGCTGCCAAGCCCCAAGATGTCAAGGCCAAGGCCGCCAAAAAGGCCGCCTTGAAGGGCACCCAGTCCACCTCCGTCCGAAAGGTCCGAACTTCCGTCACCTTCCACCGACCCAGCACCCTCCGTCTCCCCCGTGCTCCCAAGTACCCCCGAAAGTCTGTCCACCACCTCCCCAGGATGGACCAGTTCCGAACTATCCAGCACCCTCTCAACACTGAGTCTGCtatgaagaagattgaggaGCACAACACTTTGGTCTTCATTGTTGACCTCAAAGCCAACAAGAGGAACATCAAGGACGCTGTTAAGAAGCTCTACGACGTTGAGGCCGCCAAGGTCAACACCCTCATCCG ACCGGACGGTAGGAAGAAGGCTTACGTTCGATTGACCGCCGACTTTGACGCTCTTGAGGTTGCCAACAAG ATCGGCTTCATCTAA
- a CDS encoding bud site selection-related protein, putative (Similar to TIGR gene model, INSD accession AAW42104.1), which yields MGRLRRSRTHHARRDVHRAARTRARVKDLDQIETDLRPQNRSRLEKQPIDEDKPGLGQHYCVECSKYCETAIALQSHLKSKVHKRRLKELKEGAYTVGESERAAGLGTDSKQRGVEDVIKRFDGISSGAASSSTVAQTEA from the exons ATGGGTAGATTAAGACGTTCCAG GACCCACCACGCCCGTCGAGACGTGCACCGTGCCGCTCGTACCCGTGCCCGAGTAAAGGATCTCGACCAAATCGAAACGGATTTGCGTCCCCAGAATAGAAGCAGGCTTGAGAAACAGCCTATCGACGAGGACAAGCCAGGATTGGGTCAACAC TACTGCGTCGAATGCTCTAAATATTGTGAGACAGCTATCGCCCTCCAGTCACACTTGAAAAGCAAGGTTCACAA GCGCCGACTGAAGGAGCTCAAAGAGGGTGCTTACACCGTTGGCGAGTCTGAGCGTGCTGCTGGCTTGGGAACCGACAGCAAACAGCGTGGCGTAGAGGATGTCATCAAGCGCTTTGATGGAATAAGCAGCGGTGCTGCTAGTTCTTCAACTGTTGCTCAAACTGAAGCTTAA
- a CDS encoding uncharacterized protein (Similar to TIGR gene model, INSD accession AAW42022.1), whose protein sequence is MSEHGSNPPEEKPKAEEAAADPNTLNIKITNTNNEEVFFKIKRTTKLNKLKSAYADRVGTDVASIRLLFDGHRILDHQTANDLDLEDGDAIEVQLEQVGGY, encoded by the exons ATGTCTGAACACGGATCCAACCCTCCCGAAGAGAAGCCCAAGGCAGAAGAAGCCGCGGCTG ACCCTAATACTCTTAACATCAAGATcaccaacaccaacaaCGAGGAGGTTTTCTTCAAGATTAAGAGGACCACCAAGCTTAACAAGCTCAAG AGTGCCTACGCCGACCGAGTTGGTACTGATGTTGCTTCTATCCG ATTGCTTTTCGACGGTCACCGGATTCTTGACCACCAAACCGCCAACGACCTCGACCTCGAAGATGGTGACGCTATTGAAGTCCAACTCGAAC AGGTTGGCGGATACTAG
- a CDS encoding Polyamine transporter, putative (Similar to TIGR gene model, INSD accession AAW42113.1) — MTGKGETQAAKPHDVEYFDESHHYNTALEDFGLTKEQNQLLSDNYAYVWKKDDSGNLLIKSAKGDPTNPRSWPNWKRYAIVGLASLLNNLVCLCVSGYSTGIEQMQEKMGFSSEVGTVGLSLYVLGFAIGPMFLAPLSEYWGRRPVYLVSWTIFTIFQIPLALAQNVATILVCRFIQGVAGSTPLANTGGVVHDVFAVKEAGYAVAIYALSSADGPPLGNVISGFLAQNAGFRWLFWAYLIIFGFFLIVIFFFLPETRSTIILSRKSSKLREATGLPFYGEHELAKKAPGHLWKVTIVRPFKFLFTERITYLCAGINGFVFGMIFLSNEAFPLVFGSGNNGHGWTHSGVVNLTFGAYVVGSFLGFCLTPLQEAWYHKASKIKGHGDPEARWWSALWATPFMPLGLMIAAWTSYPNLPWIAPIIGFTMFGFGFYIILAAILNYVVDGYGHYSASALGGVVFIRNIIGAIFPLFSAQMFKGMGNQWALFLLSMVSFLMIPIPVYLYYRGKVVRDRSPYCATHYNDEE, encoded by the exons ATGACCGGGAAGGGCGAGACGCAAGCAGCTAAGCCCCACGATGTGGAGTACTTTGACGAGTCTCACCACTATAACACGGCGTTGGAAGATTTTGGATTGACCAAAGAGCAAAATCAGCTCCTAAGTGACAATTATGCCTATGTctggaagaaggatgacAGCGGAAATTTGTTGATCAAAAGTGCAAAGGGGGACCCGACTAATCCCAGAAGCTGGCCGAACTGGAAGCGTTATGCTATTGTGGGATTGGCAAGTTTGCTGAACAACTTA GTTTGTCTCTGTGTGTCCGGTTACAGTACTGGTATTGAGCAGATGCAGGAAAAGATGGGCTTTAGCTCTGAAGTTGGTACTGTTGGTTTAAGCTTGTATGTG CTTGGGTTCGCGATCG GACCCATGTTTCTTGCTCCTCTTAGCGAATATTGGGGAAGAAGGCCAGTATATCTCGTCAGCTGGACCATTTTTACGATCTTCCAGATTCCT CTTGCGTTGGCTCAAAATGTTGCCACCATTTTGGTTTGCCGTTTCATCCAAGGTGTGGCGGGATC AACGCCCTTGGCCAACACTGGTGGTGTCGTGCATGACGTCTTCGCTGTGAAAGAAG CTGGTTATGCTGTCGCTATTTACGCTTTGAGTAGTGCAGACGGACCGCCTTTGGGCAATGTCATCTCTGGGTTTTTGGCACAGAATGCTGGGTTCAGATGGCTCTTCTGGGCATAT CTTATCATCTTCggcttcttcctcatcgtcatctttttcttccttcccgAAACCCGGTCCACCATCATCCTTTCCCGCAAATCCTCCAAACTCCGAGAAGCGACCGGTCTTCCCTTCTACGGCGAGCATGAACTCGCTAAAAAGGCGCCTGGTCATCTTTGGAAGGTTACTATAGTCCGACCATTCAAGTTTTTATTTACAGAGAGAATTACTTATTTATGTGCGGGTATCAACGGTTTCGTATTTGGTATGATCTTTTTGAGTAACGAAGCATTCCCTCTGGTATTTGGATCGGGTAACAATGGCCATGGCTGGACCCA CTCTGGTGTGGTCAATCTCACTTTTGGAGCTTACGTGGTCGGCTCCTTCCTTGGTTTCTGCTTAACTCCTCTTCAAGAAGCTTGGTATCACAAAGCCAGCAAGATCAAAGGTCACGGCGATCCCGAAGCTCGATGGTGGAGCGCCTTGTGGGCAACGCCGTTCATGCCCCTAGGATTGATGATTGCAGCCTGGACGTCGTACCCCAACCTGCCATGGATTGCTCCTATTATTGGCTTTACCATGTTCGGTTTTGGATT TTATATCATCCTTGCCGCTATCTTGAACTATGTCGTTGATGGGTATGGTCATTACTCGGCAAGCGCTTTGGGCGGTGTCGTCTTCATTCGTAACATC ATCGGCGCCATTTTCCCTCTGT TCTCAGCGCAAATGTTTAAAGGCATGGGAAACCAATGGGCTCTTTTCTTGTTGTCAATGGTTTCCTTTTTAATGATTCCGATACCAGTGTATCTCTATTACCGAGGCAAGGTCGTCCGAGACAGGTCGCCATACTGCGCAACGCACTATAATGATGAAGAGTAG
- a CDS encoding protein phosphatase type 2C, putative (Similar to TIGR gene model, INSD accession AAW42111.1~Protein phosphatase 2C homolog 2 (PP2C-2)) → MGQTLSEPMTEKHTTDVVRGKQYWVGLSDMQGWRISMEDAHSVHLYLPPSTGDSKPYSPASDIPAQPEGSTFTNDNAPEVANALFGVFDGHGGQTVAKFAGKTLHSRLSALNAYKSGDYTTALTQAFIKTDEDLRADPSFLNDPSGCTAVVGLITTDGRIIVANSGDSRSVLGYQGQAKAMSNDHKPTNEEETARITAAGGFVEFGRVNGNLALSRAMGDFEFKQNFSLAPEKQIVTVVPEIITHKLDGEEEFLVLACDGIWDCLTSQQVIDFTRRAIANGDPLGKICENMMVKCLAKDSSTGGIGCDNMTVVIVALLNGRTPEEWQAWVKERVEQKIGHDTPESIPDVFPESSGPSNGGFAGSGFRVAGGAGGLANIASILGASGITFRPAYDSDDDDDGIQLIGDSPTSPDKLSSPSLIDNEAVEVEAKPKDVTSQLEKDEEETLFGGEGKKGSVRLVDEDGDSSMDSDDSDSTTTGNDPVPQPIQPSSHQVTHSPIPPNFSSIGSPTVPTPQELQGLQASNRSEPQGDAYSDAVRVEGLMDKSESPLNL, encoded by the exons ATG GGTCAAACACTCTCTGAGCCTA TGACGGAAAAGCACACCACTGATGTGGTACGAGGAAAGCAATACTGGGTTGGCTTGTCCGACATGCAAGGATGGCGTATCAGCATGGAGGACGCCCATTCCGTCCACCTGTATCTTCCCCCGAGCACCGGCGATTCCAAACCTTACAGTCCAGCAAGCGACATTCCGGCCCAACCCGAAGGTTCTACCTTCACCAATGACAACGCACCCGAAGTCGCTAATGCTCTGTTTGGTGTGTTTGACGGACATGGTGGCCAGACAGTAGCCAAGTTTGCGGGCAAAACTTTGCATTCTCGATTGTCGGCTTTGAATGCTTACA AGTCCGGAGATTATACAACTGCCCTTACCCAGGCTTTCATCAAAACCGATGAAGATCTCCGAGCAGACCCTTCATTCTTGAACGACCCATCTGGATGTACCGCCGTTGTGGGTCTTATCACGACCGATGGTCGCATCATTGTC GCGAACTCTGGTGATTCTAGATCAGTTCTCGGCTACCAAGGACAAGCCAAGGCTATGTCGAACGACCACAAGCCTACCAACGAAGAGGAGACCGCGCGAATAACTGCCGCCGGTGGTTTTGTTGAGTTTGGCCGAGTGAACGGTAACCTTGCTCTTTCTCGAGCTATGGGCGACTTTGAGTTCAAGCAAAACTTTTCTCTTGCTCCCGAAAAGCAAATTGTAACCGTCGTTCCCGAAATCATTACCCACAAGCTTGAtggcgaagaagagttCCTTGTGCTTGCTTGTGATGGTATTTGGGATTGCCTTACTTCTCAGCAGGTCATTGACTTTACTCGACGTGCCATCGCCAATGGCGACCCTTTGGGTAAAATCTGTGAGAACATGATGGTTAAATGTTTGGCTAAGGACTCTAGCACTGGTGGAATTGGTTGCGATAACATGACCGTGGTTATCGTCGCTTTGTTGAATGGCAGGACACCAGAGGAGTGGCAAGCGTGGGTCAAGGAGCGCGTCGAGCAAAAGA TTGGCCACGATACTCCTGAATCCATTCCTGACGTCTTCCCCGAGAGCTCGGGTCCCTCCAATGGCGGCTTCGCCGGCTCAGGCTTCCGCGTCGCAGGCGGCGCGGGCGGTCTAGCCAACATTGCCAGCATCCTGGGTGCCTCTGGTATCACCTTCAGACCCGCTTATGATAgcgatgacgatgatgatggtaTTCAACTTATCGGAGACAGTCCCACTTCGCCTGATAAGCTCTCATCACCCAGTCTCATTGATAACGAGGCTGTTGAAGTCGAGGCTAAGCCCAAAGATGTCACCAGCCAGCTTGAGaaggacgaagaagagaccTTGTTTGGCGGGGAAGGCAAGAAGGGCAGCGTGAGACTGGTGGACGAAGATGGAGATTCTAGCATGGACTCGGACGATTCTGATTCTACCACAACGGGCAATGACCCCGTCCCTCAACCTATTCAACCATCCTCCCACCAAGTCACCCACTCCCCTATCCCTCCCAATTTCTCCTCCATCGGTTCTCCTACAGTGCCTACCCCGCAAGAACTTCAGGGACTGCAAGCGTCCAACAGGAGTGAGCCCCAGGGGGATGCGTATTCGGACGCTGTCAGGGTTGAGGGATTGATGGACAAGAGCGAGAGTCCTCTGAACCTTTAG